From the Malus domestica chromosome 17, GDT2T_hap1 genome, one window contains:
- the LOC103405910 gene encoding proline-rich receptor-like protein kinase PERK15: MSELTGILSKVQWLLMNQLLVFCYVISITEASEHYDLLEGPSVSPSSAPWAASVSHSHRRWQKNFLPHAAPVALSPAHPPFYGPLITAGHPPTASRLSKLSMKRGGLAPPLAGFKNIAPTQSSAGTIPSGLAQPPLTPSISNCCKPDMVLRRGSQGCQCAYPIKLDILLLNVSQNPNWNLFLEELASELHLQVSQIELINFYVLGLSRLNISMDITPSSGLSFSASDASAINSSLVMHKIKLNPALVGDYKLLNITWFKPPPPSHAPVIAASPVEAPANPSPTGTSSSASDKGRHSNWNLIIGIGVGILFIAIISVLILCLCTFRREKTKASPIETAPEKQMTVDTVPAVGPLPHPSSTRFLTYEELKQATNNFEPASILGEGGFGKVFKGVLSDGTAVAIKRLTNGGQQGDKEFLVEVEMLSRLHHRNLVKLVGYYSSRDSSQNLLCYELVPNGSLEAWLHGPLGVNCPLDWDTRMKIALDAARGLAYLHEDSQPCVIHRDFKASNILLENNFHAKVADFGLAKQAPEGRANYLSTRVMGTFGYVAPEYAMTGHLLVKSDVYSYGVVLLELLTGRKPVDMSQPAGQENLVTWSRPILRDKDRLDELADPSLEGKYPTEDFVRVCTIAAACVAPEASQRPTMGEVVQSLKMVQRITEYQDSMLTSSTTRPNNRQSSTTYESDVSSSMFSSGPYSGLSGFDNDNVSRAAVFSEDLHEGR, from the exons ATGTCTGAGCTCACAG GAATATTGAGCAAGGTGCAATGGTTGTTGATGAATCAGTTGCTTGTGTTTTGTTATGTGATTTCCATCACTGAAGCGAGTGAACACTATGATCTACTCGAAGGACCGTCAGTATCTCCATCGAGTGCACCTTGGGCTGCATCAGTGTCCCACTCCCATAGACGCTGGCAAAAAAATTTCTTGCCACATGCTGCGCCAGTCGCTCTATCTCCCGCTCACCCTCCTTTTTATGGTCCCTTGATAACTGCTGGTCATCCCCCTACAGCTTCTCGATTGTCAAAGCTGTCAATGAAGAGGGGTGGCTTGGCACCTCCCCTTGCTGGCTTTAAGAATATCGCCCCAACACAGTCGAGTGCTGGTACAATTCCTTCTGGTTTAGCACAGCCCCCGCTCACTCCTTCCATTTCCA ACTGTTGCAAACCAGACATGGTACTGAGACGGGGAAGTCAGGGTTGCCAATGTGCTTATCCCATAAAGCTTGATATTCTCCTCCTAAATGTTTCACAAAATCCTAACTGGAATCTTTTTCTTGAAGAACTAGCTTCCGAGCTTCATTTGCAAGTTTCTCAAATAGAGCTGATTAACTTTTATGTACTCGGATTATCAAGATTAAATATTTCAATGGATATTACTCCCAGTTCAGGACTCAGCTTCTCTGCAAGTGATGCGTCAGCAATAAACTCTTCTCTTGTCATGCACAAGATTAAATTGAACCCTGCATTAGTGGGCGATTACAAACTCCTCAATATAACTTGGTTTAAGCCTCCACCTCCTTCTCATG CTCCTGTTATTGCTGCATCACCAGTGGAAGCCCCAGCAAATCCATCCCCGACTGGTACATCCTCAAGTGCTTCAGATAAAGGGAGGCATTCAAATTGGAATCTCATTATTGGTATCGGCGTTGGCATACTGTTCATTGCCATTATATCTGTGCTCATACTTTGTTTGTGCACATTCCGCCGAGAGAAGACTAAAGCTTCTCCTATAGAAACAG CCCCTGAAAAGCAGATGACTGTTGATACAGTACCAGCAGTAGGACCTTTACCTCATCCAAGCAGCACTCGATTTCTGACATATGAAGAacttaaacaagcaacaaacaACTTTGAACCTGCAAGCATACTCGGAGAGGGTGGTTTTGGCAAGGTGTTCAAGGGTGTCTTAAGTGATGGTACAGCTGTAGCAATTAAAAGACTTACCAATGGAGGGCAACAGGGCGATAAGGAGTTCTTGGTTGAGGTTGAAATGCTGAGCAGGCTGCATCATCGTAATCTGGTGAAACTTGTGGGTTACTATAGCAGTCGTGACTCTTCACAAAACTTACTTTGCTATGAGCTTGTACCAAATGGAAGCTTGGAGGCCTGGCTCCATG GTCCCCTGGGAGTAAATTGTCCTTTGGATTGGGACACCCGAATGAAAATTGCACTTGATGCTGCCAGAGGACTTGCTTACCTGCATGAGGACTCACAACCTTGTGTCATCCACAGAGATTTTAAAGCATCTAATATATTGCTTGAGAACAACTTTCATGCTAAAGTTGCTGATTTTGGCCTGGCTAAACAGGCTCCTGAAGGCAGAGCAAACTATCTTTCAACTCGTGTGATGGGAACATTCGG GTATGTGGCTCCAGAGTACGCCATGACTGGACACCTACTTGTTAAAAGTGATGTTTACAGTTATGGGGTTGTCCTTCTTGAGTTACTCACTGGAAGAAAGCCTGTAGATATGTCACAGCCAGCCGGACAGGAGAATCTTGTCACTTGG TCAAGGCCAATTCTTAGAGACAAGGATAGGCTGGATGAGCTTGCTGATCCAAGTCTTGAAGGAAAGTACCCGACGGAAGACTTTGTACGAGTTTGCACGATTGCAGCGGCTTGTGTTGCTCCTGAGGCAAGCCAACGCCCTACGATGGGTGAAGTGGTACAATCACTGAAGATGGTGCAACGGATCACAGAATACCAGGATTCCATGTTAACCTCTTCCACTACCAGACCCAATAACAGGCAGTCTTCAACTACCTACGAATCCGATGTGTCATCTTCAATGTTCTCTTCTGGTCCTTACTCTGGTCTAAGTGGCTTTGATAATGACAACGTCTCTCGAGCAGCAGTGTTCTCTGAAGATCTTCACGAAGGACGATGA
- the LOC103405909 gene encoding DEAD-box ATP-dependent RNA helicase 24-like, with protein MSKRKFGFEGFGINKQSSFDFERPQQAPQRLYVPPSSRGGNSHDNYEDADLDNIDYDDNDGSKDPGSDDNNHGNGGGGDEEVDPLDAFMEGIHEEVRSAPPPKPKAKAEKYKDDEEEDHMESFLSAKKDVVLTLASDALHAGYDSDEEVYAAAKAVDAGLLEYDSDDNPIVLDKRKIEPIPALDHSSIDYEPFNKDFYEEKESISGMSEEDVFEYKKSLAIRTSGFDVPRPVKTFEDCGFSSQLMAAIKKQDYQKPTPIQCAALPIVLSGRDIIGIAKTGSGKTAAFVLPMIVHIMDQPELQKEEGPIGVICAPTRELAHQIYLESKKFAKSHGIRVCAVYGGMSKLDQFKELKAGCEIVVATPGRLIDMLKMKALTMQRATYLILDEADRMFDLGFEPQIRSIVGQIRPDRQTLLFSATMPRKVEKLAREILSDPIRVTVGEVGMANEDITQVVHVIPSDDEKLPWLLEKLPGMIDESDVLVFASKKAAVDEIESQLAQKGFKVTALHGDKDQASRMDILQKFKSGIYHVLVATDVAARGLDIKSIKSVVNFDIAKDMDMHVHRIGRTGRAGDKDGTAYTLITQKEARFAGELVNSLVAAGQIVSTELMDLAMKDGRFRSKRDSRKGGGKKGRGRGSGGRGVRGVDFGLGIGYNTESNNSSSNTVASRSAAVTPQRTGMMSQFKTKFVAASSNSPSHGSGNSSSVPSRPALRGFVSGGSIGGDVYRTQTTSTITPAPPTSVINKTGPQNTGENSSQKPSESSREKPRERRRRSGWDC; from the exons ATGTCGAAGAGAAAATTCGGATTCGAAGGCTTTGGCATAAACAAGCAATCCTCCTTCGACTTCGAGCGGCCCCAGCAAGCCCCTCAGCGGCTCTACGTCCCTCCGTCGTCGCGAGGCGGAAACAGCCACGACAACTACGAAGACGCCGACCTCGACAACATCGATTACGACGACAACGATGGTTCCAAGGACCCCGGGAGTGACGACAACAACCACGGAAACGGTGGCGGCGGTGATGAGGAAGTCGATCCTCTGGATGCTTTCATGGAGGGGATTCACGAGGAGGTGAGGTCAGCTCCGCCGCCGAAGCCGAAAGCGAAGGCCGAGAAGTACAAGGACGATGAGGAGGAGGATCATATGGAGAGTTTTCTGAGTGCTAAGAAGGACGTGGTACTCACGCTGGCATCGGATGCTTTACACGCCGGATATGACTCCGATGAGGAGGTATATGCGGCAGCCAAGGCCGTCGATGCCGGGTTGTTGGAGTACGATTCAGATGATAATCCCATTGTTCTGGACAAGAGGAAGATCGAGCCGATTCCAGCTCTCGATCATAGTTCAATCGACTACGAGCCGTTTAATAAGGATTTTTACGAGGAGAAAGAGTCGATTTCAG GGATGAGTGAGGAGGATGTTTTTGAGTACAAGAAGAGCTTGGCCATCCGTACGTCGGGTTTTGATGTACCGAGGCCAGTTAAGACATTTGAAGATTGTGGATTTTCTTCACAACTCATGGCTGCCATAAAAAAACAAGACTACCAAAAGCCGACGCCAATACAATGCGCAGCTCTACCCATAGTTCTTTCCGGGAGAGATATAATTGGTATTGCGAAAACTGGTTCTGGAAAGACTGCCGCTTTTGTCCTTCCGATGATTGTCCACATTATGGATCAGCCAGAACTTCAAAAAGAAGAAGGTCCCATTGGAGTGATATGTGCTCCTACTAGAGAGCTAGCGCACCAAATATACTTAGAGTCCAAAAAATTTGCGAAATCACATGGGATACGTGTCTGTGCTGTATATGGTGGAATGTCTAAGCTTGATCAGTTCAAAGAACTTAAGGCAGGATGTGAAATAGTTGTTGCTACTCCTGGGAGATTGATAGACATGCTTAAAATGAAGGCACTGACAATGCAAAGGGCAACTTACCTAATACTTGATGAGGCTGATCGGATGTTTGACCTTGGGTTTGAGCCTCAAATTAGATCTATTGTTGGTCAGATTCGGCCAGACCGACAGACATTGCTCTTTTCTGCGACAATGCCCCGTAAAGTTGAAAAATTGGCTAGGGAGATTCTCTCAGATCCTATAAGAGTTACAGTTGGTGAGGTGGGAATGGCCAATGAGGATATCACTCAGGTTGTTCATGTAATTCCTTCTGATGATGAGAAGCTGCCCTGGCTTCTTGAGAAGTTACCTGGAATGATTGATGAGAGTGATGTTTTAGTATTTGCTTCAAAAAAAGCTGCAGTGGATGAGATCGAGTCACAGCTTGCTCAGAAAGGTTTTAAAGTCACAGCTCTGCATGGTGATAAGGACCAGGCATCTCGGATGGATATTTTGCAAAAATTTAAATCTGGCATTTACCATGTTCTTGTTGCAACTGATGTTGCTGCTCGTGGTCTTGATATCAAGTCAATTAAGTCAGTTGTGAACTTTGATATTGCAAAAGACATGGACATGCACGTCCATCGAATTGGTAGAACAGGTCGGGCTGGTGATAAGGATGGCACTGCATACACTCTTATTACACAGAAAGAGGCACGTTTTGCTGGTGAGTTGGTTAATAGCTTGGTTGCTGCTGGTCAGATTGTTTCCACGGAGCTCATGGACCTTGCGATGAAG GATGGTAGATTCAGGTCAAAACGTGATTCAAGAAAAGGAG GTGGAAAGAAAGGTAGAGGGAGGGGCAGCGGTGGTCGAGGTGTGCGTGGGGTGGATTTTGGTCTGGGTATTGGATATAATACGGAGTCCAATAATTCTTCATCGAATACTGTTGCTAGTCGATCTGCTGCAGTAACTCCTCAGAGGACAGGAATGATGTCTCAGTTCAAGACTAAATTTGTTGCCGCTTCATCCAACTCTCCTAGTCATGGTTCAGGTAACAGCTCTAGTGTGCCCAGCAGACCGGCATTACGAGGATTTGTATCCGGTGGTTCAATCGGTGGGGATGTATATAGAACTCAGACAACCAGTACAATTACTCCTGCTCCTCCTACATCAGTGATAAATAAAACTGGTCCTCAGAACACTGGAGAAAATTCAAGTCAGAAACCCTCTGAAAG TTCTAGAGAGAAACCTAGAGAAAGGCGGAGGCGCTCCGGTTGGGACTGTTAA
- the LOC103406025 gene encoding 2-methylpropanoate--CoA ligase CCL4-like, translated as MEQLKPSPANLCPLTPLTLLERAAVVYGDCPSVVYTTTTYTWSQTHRRCLQLASSLSSHLGIKRSQVVSIICPNTPALYEVHFAVPMAGAILNNINTRLDARTVSVILRHSESKLVFVDHLLASLVLEALSLFPPQLPRPQLVLITDHPDDESIPGIDHFIDTYENLVGRGDPLFKWVRPVSEWDPIVLNYTSGTTSSPKGVVHCHRAIYIVALSSLVDWSVPKNCVYLWTLPMFHANGWCFPWAMAAVGGTNICVRKFDGPKIYDLIEAHGVTHMCAAPVVLNMLVNTRRSDPLRNPVNILTGGAPPPSSVLLRAESIGFVVGHGFGMTETAGVVLSCAWKPEWNKLPAMEQARLKARQGVMTIGMTEADAVNPDSGLGVKRDGSEVGEIVLRGGCVMLGYLKDPSGTANCMKDGWFYTGDVGVMHPDGYLEIKDRSKDIIISGGENMSSVEVESVLYANPAVNEAAVVARPDEFWGETPCAFVSLKSDVTPKPTEKEIMEFCRKKLPHFMVPKTVVFKDELPKTSTGKIQKFLLREIARGIALSSLSSPPPPPASLTTNRMCVA; from the exons ATGGAGCAGCTCAAACCAAGTCCTGCAAATCTCTGCCCTCTCACTCCCCTCACCCTGCTAGAAAGGGCAGCTGTCGTCTATGGCGACTGCCCCTCCGTCGTCTATACCACCACCACCTACACGTGGTCCCAAACCCACCGCCGATGTCTCCAGCTGGCCTCCTCCCTCTCATCCCACCTAGGCATCAAACGCTCTCAAGTCGTCTCTATAATCTGCCCCAACACCCCCGCCTTGTACGAGGTCCACTTTGCTGTCCCCATGGCGGGAGCCAtcctcaacaacatcaacaccCGTCTCGATGCCCGCACCGTCTCCGTCATCCTCCGCCACAGTGAATCAAAACTCGTCTTTGTCGACCACCTCCTTGCCTCTCTGGTCCTGGAAGCCCTCTCCCTCTTCCCACCACAGCTCCCTCGTCCACAACTCGTCCTCATCACCGATCATCCGGACGACGAGTCAATCCCAGGCATCGATCATTTCATAGACACGTACGAGAATCTAGTGGGAAGGGGAGATCCGCTGTTTAAGTGGGTCCGGCCCGTTTCCGAATGGGACCCTATCGTCTTAAACTACACGTCCGGAACGACGTCCTCTCCGAAGGGGGTCGTGCATTGCCACAGGGCAATTTACATCGTGGCCTTGAGTTCCCTGGTGGACTGGTCCGTGCCTAAAAACTGCGTCTATCTGTGGACCCTACCGATGTTCCACGCAAACGGGTGGTGCTTCCCTTGGGCCATGGCCGCCGTCGGCGGCACCAACATTTGCGTCCGCAAATTCGACGGCCCAAAAATCTACGACTTAATCGAAGCCCACGGCGTCACCCACATGTGCGCCGCCCCCGTCGTCCTCAACATGCTCGTCAACACCCGGAGATCCGACCCACTCCGAAATCCAGTTAACATTCTCACCGGTGGGGCTCCGCCTCCTTCGAGCGTTTTGCTCCGGGCCGAGTCGATCGGGTTCGTGGTGGGTCACGGCTTCGGGATGACGGAGACTGCGGGGGTCGTGCTGTCGTGTGCATGGAAGCCGGAGTGGAACAAACTCCCGGCGATGGAGCAGGCGAGGCTGAAAGCGAGGCAGGGAGTGATGACGATCGGGATGACGGAGGCGGACGCCGTGAATCCGGATTCGGGTTTGGGAGTGAAGCGAGACGGGTCTGAAGTCGGGGAGATAGTTCTGAGAGGCGGGTGCGTGATGCTCGGGTATTTGAAGGACCCATCGGGAACTGCCAATTGTATGAAAGACGGCTGGTTTTATACCGGTGACGTGGGTGTAATGCATCCCGATGGCTATTTGGAAATCAAGGACAGATCCAAGGACATTATCATAAGCGGAGGTGAGAACATGAGCAGCGTGGAGGTCGAGTCAGTGCTGTATGCGAACCCAGCTGTCAACGAGGCGGCGGTCGTGGCGAGGCCCGACGAGTTTTGGGGGGAGACGCCGTGCGCGTTCGTGAGCTTGAAGAGTGACGTCACTCCAAAGCCGACGGAGAAGGAGATCATGGAGTTTTGCCGGAAGAAGCTGCCGCACTTCATGGTGCCCAAAACGGTGGTGTTTAAGGACGAGCTTCCCAAGACTTCCACCGGAAAGATTCAGAAGTTTTTGCTGAGGGAGATTGCCAGAGGGATTGCGCTGTCTTCCTTATCTTCTCCTCCGCCGCCGCCGGCGTCGCTGACGACGAATAGGAT GTGCGTGGCTTGA